The Gemmatimonadaceae bacterium genome contains a region encoding:
- the aroB gene encoding 3-dehydroquinate synthase → MRGADDARQGSRPPTERIVDIVGCQVRVRAGILHEVGRHVAAVAAAPTVAVITDTQVGALHLAAVVDSLRQALPGSRTISRAIAPGESHKTRDSWSALTDWMLGERCGRDTTLVALGGGVVGDLAGFVAATFMRGIPFVQLPTSLLAMVDASVGGKVGVDTPAGKNLVGAFHHPRAVLVDPTVLKTLDRAHRRAGLAEVLKHGIIADLAYLDLAVSLGAALVDGDTVDWQGDHLAALIARSIEIKAAVVREDEREGALRQILNFGHTIGHAIEAASDFSLLHGEAIAIGMVLEGELAENLGIAGPGTAARIRAAMQAVGLPTVRPAQHSAMTLLDLMRVDKKARQGRIVFALPSAIGEMSRGDGRSGTAVDDATILGVLR, encoded by the coding sequence ATGCGGGGCGCCGATGACGCCCGTCAGGGATCCCGCCCCCCGACGGAGCGCATCGTCGACATCGTCGGCTGCCAGGTCCGCGTCCGCGCCGGGATCCTGCACGAGGTGGGGCGCCACGTCGCCGCGGTCGCCGCGGCGCCCACGGTCGCCGTCATCACCGACACGCAGGTGGGGGCGTTGCACCTCGCAGCGGTCGTCGACTCGCTGCGCCAGGCCCTTCCCGGCAGCCGCACCATCTCCCGCGCCATCGCCCCCGGCGAGTCGCACAAGACGCGCGACTCGTGGAGCGCGCTCACCGACTGGATGCTCGGCGAGCGCTGCGGACGCGATACCACCCTTGTCGCGTTAGGCGGCGGGGTCGTCGGTGACCTGGCGGGCTTCGTCGCGGCGACGTTCATGCGCGGCATCCCGTTCGTGCAGCTGCCGACCTCGCTCCTGGCCATGGTCGACGCGTCGGTGGGCGGGAAGGTCGGGGTCGACACCCCCGCCGGCAAGAACCTCGTGGGGGCGTTTCACCACCCCCGCGCCGTCCTCGTCGACCCCACCGTGCTTAAGACGCTCGACCGCGCGCATCGCCGCGCCGGGCTGGCCGAGGTGCTCAAGCACGGGATCATCGCCGATCTCGCCTACCTCGACCTGGCGGTATCGTTAGGCGCGGCGCTCGTGGACGGGGACACCGTGGACTGGCAGGGCGACCATCTCGCCGCACTCATCGCCCGCAGCATCGAGATCAAGGCGGCCGTGGTGCGCGAGGACGAGCGCGAGGGCGCCCTGCGCCAGATCCTCAACTTCGGGCATACGATTGGCCACGCCATCGAGGCCGCGAGCGACTTCTCTCTCCTGCACGGCGAAGCGATCGCCATCGGGATGGTGCTGGAGGGCGAGCTCGCCGAGAACCTCGGGATCGCCGGGCCGGGGACCGCGGCAAGGATACGCGCCGCGATGCAGGCGGTGGGGCTCCCCACCGTTCGCCCGGCGCAGCACAGTGCGATGACACTTCTCGACCTGATGCGCGTAGACAAGAAGGCGCGACAGGGACGCATCGTCTTCGCGCTCCCCTCGGCCATCGGGGAGATGTCGCGGGGCGATGGGCGCTCCGGGACCGCCGTAGACGACGCGACCATCCTCGGCGTATTGCGCTGA
- a CDS encoding RNA polymerase sigma factor RpoD/SigA, with product MQQVTESRPKGTKSFVRSSPSTAFDQYLQDIQKLPLITDPAEERRLARLAQKGDERAAERLVTANLRFVISYVKKYQGHGLDLSELVAIGNEGLLKAVRKFDPDQGVKFISYAVWWVRQAVLKALAEQTRSVRIPLNQNSQLIRLSRAETILGQVLRRDPTDDEVARLIGETPENVRSARQMSATEVSLDAPIDRSDREASTLGERFAGVDGAEIEEVTDYKLMREFIERVFRKYLTPRERKILYLYYGLEEGSEAMTLERIGALMGVTRERIRQIRERAFEKLRESPDGRALAGFWSAA from the coding sequence ATGCAGCAAGTGACGGAGAGCCGGCCCAAGGGAACCAAGTCTTTCGTCCGTTCCTCACCTTCCACCGCGTTTGATCAGTATCTCCAGGACATACAGAAGCTCCCGCTGATCACGGACCCGGCGGAGGAACGGCGCCTCGCCCGACTCGCGCAGAAGGGCGATGAACGCGCCGCCGAGCGGCTCGTCACGGCCAATCTCCGGTTCGTGATTTCCTACGTGAAGAAGTACCAGGGACACGGCCTCGACCTCAGCGAACTGGTCGCGATCGGCAACGAGGGGCTCCTGAAGGCGGTGCGGAAGTTCGACCCGGACCAGGGCGTCAAGTTCATCTCGTACGCCGTGTGGTGGGTTCGTCAGGCGGTCCTCAAGGCACTCGCCGAGCAGACGCGCTCCGTCCGCATCCCGCTCAACCAGAATTCGCAGCTCATTCGTCTGTCGCGCGCCGAGACGATCCTCGGTCAGGTGCTCCGGCGCGACCCCACCGACGACGAAGTCGCCCGCCTCATTGGCGAAACGCCCGAGAACGTCCGCTCCGCGCGCCAGATGTCGGCGACCGAGGTCTCGCTCGATGCTCCCATCGATCGTTCCGACCGCGAGGCGTCCACGTTGGGCGAGCGCTTCGCCGGCGTCGACGGCGCGGAGATCGAGGAGGTTACCGACTACAAGCTGATGCGCGAGTTCATCGAGCGCGTCTTCCGCAAGTACCTCACGCCACGCGAGCGCAAGATCCTCTACCTGTACTACGGGCTGGAGGAAGGGTCGGAGGCCATGACGCTCGAACGGATTGGCGCGCTGATGGGAGTGACCCGTGAGCGCATTCGGCAGATCCGTGAACGGGCGTTCGAGAAGTTGCGAGAGTCTCCAGACGGCCGCGCGCTCGCCGGATTCTGGTCCGCCGCGTAG
- a CDS encoding response regulator — protein MDTQAAASNGARRVLIVDDEVTIRIALRRFFTRLGWAVEEACDGETALDLLEGEGRGSPRRFDVVVSDLRMPGVSGIELYDQLKVRNPDVVRRLIFSTGDLVSEEAASFVRSTDCVVLQKPFELAALREIVDRVVADTGH, from the coding sequence ATGGACACACAGGCAGCTGCATCAAACGGCGCGCGACGCGTCCTCATCGTCGATGACGAGGTCACCATTCGTATCGCGCTCCGCCGGTTCTTCACGCGCCTGGGCTGGGCGGTGGAAGAGGCCTGCGACGGCGAGACGGCCCTCGATCTCCTCGAGGGCGAGGGCCGTGGATCGCCCAGACGGTTCGACGTTGTCGTCTCCGACCTTCGCATGCCCGGGGTGAGCGGCATCGAGCTGTATGACCAACTCAAGGTGCGGAATCCCGACGTCGTGCGGCGCCTCATCTTCTCGACCGGCGACCTTGTCAGCGAGGAGGCGGCCTCCTTCGTTCGCAGCACCGACTGCGTCGTCCTCCAAAAACCGTTCGAGCTGGCGGCACTTCGCGAAATCGTCGATCGGGTCGTGGCCGACACGGGACACTGA
- a CDS encoding LON peptidase substrate-binding domain-containing protein: protein MPAPARLPIFPLPLVLLPGEIQPLHIFEPRYRQLLGDCLDGNRTFGLVCRTAEVAEREIPAGTAGCVAHVDTSQALPDGRSNITVSGRSRFTLEHFVDDPAPYHVALVSPLDDMDEAEDEMFPLADRLRSLFTRVGRSARAIQDDSTPLPELPPSPAALSFAIGQYIDLDLETKQQLLATTSPFERLRQLDRVLTPIVDSVEQRALVHTRARHNGHGTLP from the coding sequence ATGCCGGCTCCCGCGCGCCTTCCGATCTTTCCGTTGCCGCTCGTCCTCCTGCCGGGCGAGATACAGCCGCTGCACATCTTCGAGCCCAGGTACCGTCAGCTGCTCGGCGACTGCCTCGATGGGAACCGCACGTTCGGCCTCGTCTGTCGCACGGCTGAAGTGGCGGAGCGGGAGATCCCCGCGGGGACAGCGGGATGTGTAGCGCACGTCGACACGTCGCAGGCGCTGCCGGACGGGCGATCGAATATCACGGTGTCGGGGCGGTCTCGCTTCACGCTCGAGCACTTCGTGGACGACCCCGCCCCTTATCACGTGGCCCTCGTCTCGCCGCTCGACGACATGGACGAAGCCGAGGATGAGATGTTCCCGCTCGCCGACCGCCTGCGATCGCTGTTCACGCGCGTGGGGCGCTCAGCGCGCGCCATTCAGGACGACAGCACGCCCCTCCCCGAACTCCCCCCCTCGCCGGCGGCCTTGTCGTTCGCCATCGGGCAGTACATCGACCTCGATCTCGAGACCAAGCAGCAGTTGCTGGCCACGACGTCGCCTTTCGAGCGTCTTCGACAGCTCGATCGTGTGTTGACACCGATCGTCGACTCGGTGGAGCAGCGTGCGCTCGTCCACACGCGGGCCAGGCACAACGGCCACGGAACGCTCCCATGA
- a CDS encoding FAD-binding protein: MNRDALARSLSAIVGERQVLHRPSELLVYASDGLPGYRREPALAVFPRTREELVAVVRLLARERVPFVPRGAGTGLSGGALADGSVLLGLNRLTRVLSVDAENRLAVVEPGVVNVHLTRAVAPHGLHYAPDPSSQAACTIGGNVAENAGGPHCLKYGVTLNHVVALTVILPDGDIVSLGNADGEDEGYDLLGTFVGSEGCFGVALDVTVRLSPNPQAVRTLLADFTSLDAAARATSSIIAAGIVPAALEMMDQATILAVEASIYAAGYPVDAAAVLLLELDGLADGIDEDADRLRTICLGSGARSVRVARDEGERTRLWQGRKKAFGAMGRVSSHLVVQDAVIPRTRLPDVLRAIALIGEREGLTVCNVFHAGDGNLHPNIPYNANDPEESARVHRAMTAIMRTCVEAGGSVTGEHGIGIDKLDYMPLIFSEASLDAMCRLRDAFDPARRANPGKVVPIRSCREWMQAPVLR; the protein is encoded by the coding sequence ATGAATCGCGACGCGCTGGCACGGTCGCTGTCGGCCATCGTCGGAGAGCGGCAGGTCCTTCACCGACCGAGCGAGCTGCTGGTGTACGCCTCCGACGGCCTTCCCGGCTATCGCCGCGAACCAGCGCTCGCGGTCTTTCCCCGCACGCGGGAGGAGTTGGTTGCGGTGGTGCGGCTCCTGGCCCGTGAGCGCGTCCCATTCGTGCCGCGCGGCGCGGGGACCGGCCTCTCCGGCGGCGCCCTCGCCGACGGGAGCGTCCTGCTGGGGCTCAACCGCCTGACGCGCGTCTTGTCGGTCGACGCGGAGAACCGGCTGGCCGTGGTGGAACCCGGCGTGGTGAACGTGCACCTGACGAGGGCGGTCGCGCCGCACGGGCTGCACTATGCGCCCGATCCCTCGAGCCAGGCGGCGTGCACGATTGGCGGCAACGTGGCGGAGAACGCCGGTGGGCCGCACTGCCTCAAGTATGGTGTCACGCTCAACCACGTCGTCGCGCTCACGGTCATCCTTCCCGACGGCGACATCGTCTCGTTAGGGAACGCCGACGGAGAGGACGAGGGCTACGACCTGCTGGGGACGTTCGTGGGAAGCGAGGGGTGCTTTGGCGTCGCGCTGGACGTCACGGTGCGGCTGTCGCCCAACCCGCAGGCGGTGCGGACGCTGCTGGCCGACTTCACGAGCCTCGATGCAGCCGCGCGCGCCACATCGTCCATCATCGCCGCCGGGATCGTACCCGCGGCGCTGGAGATGATGGACCAGGCGACGATCCTGGCGGTGGAAGCGTCGATCTACGCCGCCGGGTACCCGGTGGACGCGGCCGCGGTGCTCCTGCTCGAACTCGACGGCCTGGCCGACGGGATCGACGAGGACGCCGACCGGCTGCGAACGATTTGTCTGGGGAGCGGGGCGCGGTCGGTGCGCGTAGCGCGCGACGAGGGGGAGCGCACGCGCCTGTGGCAGGGACGCAAGAAGGCGTTTGGCGCCATGGGGCGCGTCTCGTCGCACCTGGTGGTGCAGGACGCCGTCATCCCGCGCACGCGCCTTCCCGACGTCCTGCGCGCCATTGCACTGATCGGCGAGCGGGAAGGACTCACCGTCTGCAATGTCTTCCACGCCGGCGACGGCAACCTGCACCCCAACATTCCGTACAACGCCAACGATCCGGAGGAGAGCGCGCGCGTGCACCGCGCGATGACGGCAATCATGCGCACCTGCGTGGAGGCGGGTGGGAGCGTGACGGGGGAGCACGGGATCGGCATCGACAAGCTGGACTACATGCCGCTCATCTTCTCCGAGGCGTCGCTCGACGCGATGTGCCGGCTGCGCGACGCCTTCGACCCGGCTCGGCGCGCCAACCCGGGAAAGGTCGTCCCGATCCGCTCGTGTCGCGAGTGGATGCAGGCGCCGGTGCTGCGATGA
- a CDS encoding FAD-binding oxidoreductase: MSEIVAIPRSTADVVDAVRAAEADGAALRIVAGGSWLDAARPIDGGDRPVRRLDVRAVTGIVEYVPGDLTLTARAGTTLAEIEEATRPHGLWLPLDPYAAPGATLGATLATASWGTLAASNGLPRDLTIGVEFVDGRGMVVRGGGRVVKNVAGFDLVRLTIGAWGTLGVITEASVRLRARPTSECSLALDLPPRPEALAPFLRALRTAPLTPLAMELVDAPLARATGVGDADAIVVRLAGNAAALAAQRRVLAALGAVREVGNACWRALATALPADAWTVRLSQRPARLAALWHETTARALDLDGAWRQGSIERGVVRLVVPAREGAALALRLATLADRWQVIGERLPLEAWRALPVPASDRLSATIRRAFDPLQLLNPGVLGHPVAASAPAHPWSLHT; encoded by the coding sequence ATGAGCGAGATCGTCGCCATCCCGCGCAGCACGGCCGATGTGGTCGACGCGGTGCGCGCCGCCGAGGCGGACGGCGCCGCGCTGCGCATTGTGGCTGGCGGGAGTTGGCTCGACGCCGCGCGCCCCATCGATGGCGGTGACCGCCCGGTGCGCCGCCTCGACGTGCGCGCCGTCACGGGGATCGTGGAGTACGTCCCGGGCGACCTCACGCTCACGGCACGGGCCGGAACGACGCTCGCCGAGATCGAGGAGGCCACGAGGCCACACGGACTGTGGCTCCCCCTGGACCCGTACGCCGCCCCTGGCGCGACGCTGGGGGCGACGCTCGCCACCGCCTCGTGGGGGACGCTGGCGGCGTCCAACGGGCTCCCGCGCGACCTGACCATCGGCGTCGAGTTCGTCGACGGTCGCGGGATGGTGGTGCGCGGTGGGGGGCGCGTGGTGAAGAACGTCGCTGGCTTCGACCTGGTGCGCCTGACGATTGGTGCATGGGGGACGCTGGGCGTCATCACCGAGGCGAGCGTTCGCCTGCGCGCGAGGCCAACGTCGGAATGCAGCTTGGCGCTCGACCTTCCCCCCCGCCCCGAGGCCCTGGCGCCATTCCTCCGTGCGCTGCGCACCGCCCCGCTCACGCCGCTGGCGATGGAGCTCGTCGACGCGCCGCTGGCGCGCGCCACCGGAGTCGGCGACGCGGACGCCATCGTCGTGCGGCTGGCGGGAAACGCCGCCGCTCTCGCCGCGCAACGTCGCGTCCTGGCCGCTCTGGGCGCGGTGCGCGAGGTGGGGAACGCGTGCTGGCGCGCACTGGCGACGGCCCTCCCGGCCGACGCCTGGACGGTTCGCCTGTCGCAACGCCCCGCACGCCTGGCCGCGCTCTGGCACGAGACCACGGCGCGGGCGCTGGACCTCGACGGCGCCTGGCGCCAGGGATCGATCGAGCGTGGAGTCGTGCGACTGGTCGTGCCGGCGCGCGAGGGCGCCGCGCTCGCGTTGCGGCTGGCGACGCTCGCCGATCGCTGGCAGGTGATCGGCGAACGCCTCCCACTCGAGGCATGGCGTGCGCTCCCCGTCCCGGCGAGCGACCGCCTGTCGGCGACGATCCGGCGCGCCTTCGATCCGTTGCAGCTGCTCAACCCGGGCGTGCTCGGTCACCCCGTTGCGGCGTCGGCGCCGGCGCACCCGTGGTCCCTGCACACATGA
- a CDS encoding 4Fe-4S dicluster domain-containing protein, translating into MTSTLPTARPCAIPGTPLARAMPGLDTCVHCGFCLQSCPTYLALNDENDSPRGRIVLMRALVEGDLALDDAAVRTHIDRCLGCRGCESACPSGVPYGQLLEATRATMAARRPLPWVARVILGVFARGWVLRPALAMGRLTRALGASRLLAKLQGRLGFPFAMLQASEPVLRPREYVAAGDGSRGSIAVLHGCVMEGLFGHTNRATERVLLVNDYRVVAAPGEGCCGALHAHAGDVEAARALARRNIAAFEGTGADLVAVNASGCGAMMKEYGHLLHDDADWRDRAERLASRVRDVSELLAAAGPRPGGPLPLRVTYDAPCHLVHAQRVTAPPLAVLAAIPELQLVPLVDADQCCGSAGIYNLVEPEVSDAVLAPKLARIEESGAAFVATGNPGCLMQIGAGLSRSGRTARAVHPVDLLDASYGERGG; encoded by the coding sequence ATGACCAGCACGCTTCCCACCGCCCGCCCATGCGCCATCCCCGGGACGCCGCTCGCGCGCGCGATGCCGGGACTCGACACCTGCGTTCACTGCGGCTTCTGCCTGCAGTCGTGCCCGACCTATCTCGCGCTGAACGACGAGAACGACTCGCCGCGCGGACGCATCGTCCTCATGCGCGCCCTCGTGGAAGGCGACCTCGCGCTGGACGACGCCGCGGTGCGCACGCACATCGACCGATGCCTCGGCTGCCGGGGGTGCGAGAGCGCGTGCCCGAGTGGTGTTCCCTACGGGCAGCTCCTGGAGGCGACGCGCGCCACGATGGCCGCGCGCCGGCCGCTGCCATGGGTCGCGCGCGTCATCCTTGGCGTCTTCGCGCGCGGCTGGGTATTGCGCCCGGCGCTGGCCATGGGGCGCCTGACGAGGGCGTTAGGCGCGTCGCGGCTGCTGGCAAAGCTCCAGGGGAGGCTCGGCTTCCCGTTCGCGATGCTGCAGGCCAGCGAGCCCGTGCTGCGCCCACGCGAGTACGTGGCCGCGGGCGACGGGTCGCGCGGGAGCATCGCGGTGCTGCACGGATGCGTCATGGAGGGGCTGTTCGGGCACACGAACCGCGCCACCGAGCGCGTGCTGCTGGTGAATGACTACCGCGTCGTTGCCGCACCGGGCGAAGGGTGCTGTGGCGCGCTGCACGCCCATGCCGGCGACGTGGAGGCGGCGCGCGCACTCGCCAGGCGCAACATCGCCGCCTTCGAGGGCACCGGTGCCGACCTGGTGGCGGTCAACGCGTCGGGGTGCGGGGCGATGATGAAGGAGTACGGGCACCTGCTGCACGACGACGCCGACTGGCGTGACCGAGCCGAGCGATTGGCGTCGCGGGTGCGCGACGTGAGCGAGCTGCTCGCCGCGGCCGGGCCGCGCCCTGGTGGTCCGCTCCCGCTGCGCGTCACGTACGATGCCCCCTGCCACCTGGTGCACGCGCAGCGCGTGACCGCGCCGCCGCTGGCCGTGCTGGCTGCCATCCCCGAGTTGCAGCTGGTGCCGCTCGTCGACGCCGACCAGTGCTGCGGAAGCGCCGGGATCTACAACCTCGTGGAACCCGAGGTGTCCGATGCCGTGCTCGCCCCCAAGCTTGCCCGCATCGAGGAGAGTGGCGCCGCCTTCGTGGCCACCGGGAATCCCGGGTGCCTGATGCAGATCGGCGCTGGCCTCTCGCGGAGCGGACGCACGGCGCGCGCGGTGCACCCGGTGGACCTGCTCGACGCATCATACGGCGAGCGCGGCGGCTGA
- a CDS encoding HAD hydrolase-like protein — MSRRVIDTILMEFDGVLADTAEARRHAMLSVLLEDSISLQPDDYHVHCAGLPTADAVQQALDLLRVEYDETGIELLALRVDRAFSAHLGKGLTLAEGAREVVERLAAQARVGIVSRANRRDIEFALTLARIESHVAVVIGAEDVYPPKPSPAPYQAALRRLEHRRPMHADGIVVALEDSQSGIRSASAAGLRCIGVGRIPAHIALEADALIPAIAGLDVRQVEQLVAHEGERFA; from the coding sequence ATGTCACGCCGCGTCATCGATACGATCCTCATGGAGTTCGATGGCGTCCTCGCCGATACGGCAGAGGCGCGACGACACGCTATGCTCTCTGTCCTGCTCGAGGACTCGATCTCGCTCCAGCCCGACGACTATCACGTTCATTGCGCGGGACTCCCCACTGCAGACGCCGTGCAGCAGGCGCTGGATCTCCTGCGGGTCGAATACGACGAGACGGGGATCGAGTTGCTGGCGCTGCGCGTCGATCGCGCCTTCAGCGCGCACCTCGGCAAGGGCCTCACGCTGGCCGAGGGGGCGCGTGAGGTCGTGGAGCGCCTCGCGGCGCAAGCGCGAGTTGGCATCGTGAGCCGGGCCAACCGGCGCGACATCGAGTTCGCGCTCACGCTGGCGCGGATCGAGTCGCACGTCGCGGTGGTCATCGGGGCGGAAGACGTATATCCTCCCAAGCCATCCCCCGCCCCGTACCAGGCGGCGCTGCGGCGCCTGGAGCACAGGCGCCCAATGCATGCCGACGGAATCGTCGTGGCGCTCGAGGACTCACAGAGCGGCATACGCTCGGCGAGCGCCGCGGGACTCCGCTGCATTGGGGTGGGACGCATCCCGGCGCACATCGCCCTGGAAGCGGATGCGCTCATTCCCGCCATCGCCGGGCTCGACGTGCGCCAGGTCGAGCAGCTGGTGGCGCACGAGGGAGAACGGTTCGCATGA
- a CDS encoding folate-binding protein YgfZ gives MSHDSPPGGRAPGSHDAPLHATEQTIDSAKQLPTPMHAPIDTPADFGDWAAEYAALRHEVAPLSHTRLAGGAIVVDRSYRSRGTFAGAKAREVLTGLITNDVLALTAGEGCYAVALTPKGKILADVRVLARADDVLVDVPPRAAAGWWAMIRKYVNPRLARYADVTAQTAEIGVFGTRAHAVAAAALGLSWEELHRMPLFSHRAVDASGLTLQLARVPDLGLEGFSLLVARERRDALWASLIAHGARPAGLHAVEVARIEAGRPEWGIEMDETTLAQEANMEALHAISFTKGCYTGQETVARVHFRGHVNRQLRGLRYDESQVPSRGAEVRDSSGKAVGDVRSALVSPRLGGVAIAMLRREVEPGREVDVSYGSATIRARVVSLPFPEG, from the coding sequence ATGAGTCACGACTCGCCGCCAGGTGGCCGCGCACCCGGTTCGCACGACGCGCCGTTGCACGCCACGGAACAAACGATCGACAGCGCGAAGCAACTCCCCACGCCGATGCATGCACCGATCGACACTCCGGCCGACTTCGGCGACTGGGCCGCCGAGTACGCCGCGCTGCGGCACGAGGTGGCGCCACTATCGCACACCCGGCTCGCCGGTGGTGCGATCGTCGTGGACCGGTCGTATCGGTCGCGCGGGACCTTTGCCGGCGCCAAGGCGCGCGAGGTGCTGACGGGACTCATCACCAACGATGTCCTTGCCCTCACCGCGGGTGAGGGGTGCTACGCCGTGGCGCTGACCCCCAAGGGGAAGATCCTGGCGGACGTTCGCGTCCTGGCGCGCGCCGACGACGTGCTGGTCGACGTGCCGCCGCGTGCGGCTGCCGGGTGGTGGGCGATGATCCGCAAGTACGTCAATCCACGGCTGGCCCGCTACGCGGACGTCACGGCGCAGACGGCGGAGATCGGCGTGTTCGGGACGCGTGCGCATGCCGTGGCGGCGGCGGCGCTGGGGCTGTCGTGGGAGGAGCTCCATCGCATGCCGCTCTTTTCCCATCGCGCGGTCGACGCGTCCGGGCTCACGTTGCAGCTGGCGAGAGTTCCCGATCTGGGGCTCGAGGGGTTCTCGCTTCTCGTCGCGCGCGAGCGGCGCGACGCGCTGTGGGCATCGCTCATTGCCCACGGCGCGCGCCCGGCAGGGCTCCATGCGGTGGAAGTGGCCCGCATCGAGGCGGGGCGCCCGGAGTGGGGGATCGAGATGGACGAAACGACGCTGGCGCAGGAAGCCAACATGGAGGCGTTGCACGCGATCTCGTTCACCAAGGGGTGCTACACGGGCCAGGAGACGGTGGCACGCGTGCACTTCCGCGGGCACGTCAATCGCCAGTTGCGCGGCCTTCGTTACGATGAGTCGCAGGTGCCGTCGCGCGGCGCCGAGGTGCGCGACTCGTCAGGAAAGGCGGTTGGCGATGTGCGAAGCGCGCTGGTGTCGCCGCGCCTGGGGGGCGTCGCCATCGCGATGCTGCGGCGCGAGGTGGAGCCGGGACGCGAAGTGGACGTGTCGTACGGGAGCGCGACGATTCGAGCGCGCGTGGTGTCGCTCCCCTTTCCCGAGGGATAG